A genomic segment from Malus domestica chromosome 05, GDT2T_hap1 encodes:
- the LOC103430883 gene encoding G-type lectin S-receptor-like serine/threonine-protein kinase At4g27290 isoform X2 — translation MNLMKNPLKASTKMCLILFYSSLLLIFAVVFSIADDATSTFQSIRDGETVVSTGGTFELGFWSPDASNRRYVGIWYKHISVTTIVWVANRDKPLLDLSGVLKVTNPGILVLNHSMSTVWSSNTSRTAQNPVARLLDSGNLVVIDRSDDDSENFLWQSFDYPGDTFLPGMKIGRNTVTGFNWHLRSWKSPQDPSQGNRTSQLGPKGYAELFVREGSVIKFRSGPWNGVRFSGNPQLNPNPIYTYGLVSEPDEMYYSYKLRNSSIFSRLVLTSDGHVQRYTWIDRTKGWDLYLTAQIDNCDKYASCGVYGACNIEKSPVCSCLKGFTPKFPNEWDLVDWSNGCVRKTSLNCTGDVFQKYSGLKLPSTEQSWFNKSMNLKECEMVCMKNCSCTAYTNLDIRDGGTGCLLWYGALIDIRYFAENGQDIYIRMAAAEQDHEDDTKINAKYSKSNAKKMRIIISTTVLSTGLLILGLALLFYVWKKKHQKGKLGRSQKEDMELPLFDLMTIVSATSNFSIENKLGEGGFGSVFKGTMEDGQEIAVKRLSKSSRQGLDEFKNEVTHIAKLQHRNLVKLLGCCIQEDEMILIYEFMPNKSLDFFIFDQRRRMLLDWPKRFEIINGIARGLLYLHQDSRLRVVHRDLKASNILLGSEFNPKISDFGLARSFGGNETKAETKKVVGTYGYMSPEYAIDGFYSTKSDVYSFGVLVLEIVSGNRNRGFSHPNHKLNLLGHAWMLHTEGRPLELLDTSVEDSITLLEVVRTIHVGLLCVQRNPEDRPSMSAAVLMLSGEGALPQPLKPGFYSERDLTELEASHSSKACSANEVTISVLEAR, via the exons atgaatttaatgaaaaatccatTGAAAGCTTCAACTAAGATGTGCTTGATCCTCTTCTACTCTTCTTTGCTGCTCATCTTCGCAGTAGTATTCTCCATAGCTGATGACGCCACGAGTACATTTCAGTCCATTAGAGACGGTGAGACTGTAGTTTCCACTGGCGGTACGTTTGAGCTAGGATTTTGGAGTCCTGATGCTTCTAATAGACGGTACGTGGGGATATGGTACAAGCACATATCTGTTACAACCATTGTATGGGTTGCCAACAGAGACAAGCCCCTCCTCGATTTGTCCGGCGTTCTGAAGGTCACCAACCCCGGAATTCTTGTCCTCAACCACAGCATGAGCACAGTTTGGTCCTCCAACACATCGAGAACTGCACAGAATCCAGTGGCACGTCTTTTGGATTCGGGTAATCTTGTCGTGATAGATAGGAGTGATGATGACTCTGAGAACTTTCTGTGGCAAAGTTTTGATTACCCTGGCGATACATTCTTACCAGGTATGAAGATTGGTAGGAACACAGTTACAGGCTTCAATTGGCATCTTAGATCATGGAAAAGTCCTCAGGATCCTTCTCAAGGAAATCGTACATCTCAACTTGGTCCCAAAGGATATGCAGAATTATTTGTGAGGGAAGGTTCGGTCATTAAATTTCGTTCTGGACCATGGAATGGAGTCCGGTTCAGTGGAAACCCTCAGTTAAATCCAAACCCTATATACACATACGGTCTTGTTTCTGAGCCTGATGAAATGTACTACAGTTACAAGCTTCGCAACAGCTCAATCTTTTCGAGGTTGGTGTTAACTTCAGATGGACATGTGCAGCGCTACACATGGATTGATAGAACCAAAGGTTGGGATCTTTACCTAACAGCCCAAATTGATAATTGTGACAAGTATGCATCCTGTGGTGTATATGGTGCATGTAACATTGAAAAGTCCCCGGTTTGTAGTTGTTTGAAAGGATTTACACCAAAGTTTCCGAATGAATGGGATTTGGTAGATTGGTCTAATGGTTGCGTGAGAAAGACGTCTCTAAATTGCACCGGAGATGTGTTCCAAAAGTACTCCGGGTTGAAATTGCCTAGCACAGAACAATCCTGGTTTAACAAAAGTATGAACCTCAAGGAATGTGAGATGGTGTGCATGAAGAACTGCTCCTGCACGGCTTATACAAATTTGGATATCCGGGATGGAGGAACTGGGTGCTTGCTGTGGTACGGTGCTCTAattgatataagatactttgcTGAAAACGGGCAAGATATTTATATAAGAATGGCCGCAGCAGAACAAG ATCATGAAGACGATACAAAGATCAACGCTAAATACTCTAAATCCAATGCAAAGAAAATGAGAATCATAATAAGCACTACTGTGTTGTCTACCGGACTGCTGATCCTGGGCCTTGCCCTGTTGTTTTATGTTTGGAAGAAGAAGCACCAAAAAG GAAAACTAGGACGCAGCCAAAAGGAGGATATGGAATTACCGTTATTTGACTTGATGACTATAGTTTCTGCAACCAGTAACTTTTCAATTGAAAACAAACTTGGTGAAGGCGGTTTCGGATCTGTCTTTAAG GGTACGATGGAAGATGGACAAGAAATCGCTGTGAAAAGGCTTTCAAAAAGTTCTAGACAAGGACTTGATgagttcaagaatgaagttACACATATTGCCAAACTTCAGCACAGGAATCTAGTGAAGCTTCTTGGATGCTGTATTCAAGAAGACGAGATGATATTAATCTACGAGTTCATGCCTAACAAGAGCTTAGACTTTTTTATTTTCG atcaaagaagaaggatgtTATTAGACTGGCCGAAGCGCTTTGAAATTATTAATGGGATAGCTCGAGGGCTCctctatcttcatcaagattctAGATTGAGAGTTGTTCATAGAGATCTCAAAGCAAGTAACATTTTATTAGGCAGTGAATTTAACCCGAAAATCTCAGACTTTGGCCTGGCTAGAAGCTTTGGAGGAAATGAAACGAAAGCAGAGACGAAGAAAGTGGTTGGAACATA CGGTTACATGTCCCCAGAATATGCAATTGATGGTTTCTACTCTACAAAGTCCGACGTCTATAGCTTTGGTGTTCTGGTGCTAGAGATAGTGAGTGGGAACAGAAATAGAGGATTCTCTCATCCAAACCACAAACTCAACCTTCTTGGACAT GCATGGATGCTACACACAGAAGGCAGACCTCTCGAACTGCTTGATACATCGGTAGAGGACTCCATCACTCTGCTTGAAGTTGTGAGAACGATTCATGTGGGTCTTTTGTGCGTGCAGCGAAATCCAGAGGACAGGCCGAGCATGTCAGCTGCAGTTCTAATGTTGAGTGGTGAAGGTGCATTGCCTCAACCTTTGAAACCTGGTTTTTACAGTGAAAGGGATCTGACTGAACTCGAAGCTAGTCATTCTTCTAAAGCATGCTCGGCTAATGAAGTCACTATTTCAGTACTTGAGGCTCGATAA
- the LOC103430883 gene encoding G-type lectin S-receptor-like serine/threonine-protein kinase At4g27290 isoform X1: MNLMKNPLKASTKMCLILFYSSLLLIFAVVFSIADDATSTFQSIRDGETVVSTGGTFELGFWSPDASNRRYVGIWYKHISVTTIVWVANRDKPLLDLSGVLKVTNPGILVLNHSMSTVWSSNTSRTAQNPVARLLDSGNLVVIDRSDDDSENFLWQSFDYPGDTFLPGMKIGRNTVTGFNWHLRSWKSPQDPSQGNRTSQLGPKGYAELFVREGSVIKFRSGPWNGVRFSGNPQLNPNPIYTYGLVSEPDEMYYSYKLRNSSIFSRLVLTSDGHVQRYTWIDRTKGWDLYLTAQIDNCDKYASCGVYGACNIEKSPVCSCLKGFTPKFPNEWDLVDWSNGCVRKTSLNCTGDVFQKYSGLKLPSTEQSWFNKSMNLKECEMVCMKNCSCTAYTNLDIRDGGTGCLLWYGALIDIRYFAENGQDIYIRMAAAEQDHEDDTKINAKYSKSNAKKMRIIISTTVLSTGLLILGLALLFYVWKKKHQKGGKLGRSQKEDMELPLFDLMTIVSATSNFSIENKLGEGGFGSVFKGTMEDGQEIAVKRLSKSSRQGLDEFKNEVTHIAKLQHRNLVKLLGCCIQEDEMILIYEFMPNKSLDFFIFDQRRRMLLDWPKRFEIINGIARGLLYLHQDSRLRVVHRDLKASNILLGSEFNPKISDFGLARSFGGNETKAETKKVVGTYGYMSPEYAIDGFYSTKSDVYSFGVLVLEIVSGNRNRGFSHPNHKLNLLGHAWMLHTEGRPLELLDTSVEDSITLLEVVRTIHVGLLCVQRNPEDRPSMSAAVLMLSGEGALPQPLKPGFYSERDLTELEASHSSKACSANEVTISVLEAR, from the exons atgaatttaatgaaaaatccatTGAAAGCTTCAACTAAGATGTGCTTGATCCTCTTCTACTCTTCTTTGCTGCTCATCTTCGCAGTAGTATTCTCCATAGCTGATGACGCCACGAGTACATTTCAGTCCATTAGAGACGGTGAGACTGTAGTTTCCACTGGCGGTACGTTTGAGCTAGGATTTTGGAGTCCTGATGCTTCTAATAGACGGTACGTGGGGATATGGTACAAGCACATATCTGTTACAACCATTGTATGGGTTGCCAACAGAGACAAGCCCCTCCTCGATTTGTCCGGCGTTCTGAAGGTCACCAACCCCGGAATTCTTGTCCTCAACCACAGCATGAGCACAGTTTGGTCCTCCAACACATCGAGAACTGCACAGAATCCAGTGGCACGTCTTTTGGATTCGGGTAATCTTGTCGTGATAGATAGGAGTGATGATGACTCTGAGAACTTTCTGTGGCAAAGTTTTGATTACCCTGGCGATACATTCTTACCAGGTATGAAGATTGGTAGGAACACAGTTACAGGCTTCAATTGGCATCTTAGATCATGGAAAAGTCCTCAGGATCCTTCTCAAGGAAATCGTACATCTCAACTTGGTCCCAAAGGATATGCAGAATTATTTGTGAGGGAAGGTTCGGTCATTAAATTTCGTTCTGGACCATGGAATGGAGTCCGGTTCAGTGGAAACCCTCAGTTAAATCCAAACCCTATATACACATACGGTCTTGTTTCTGAGCCTGATGAAATGTACTACAGTTACAAGCTTCGCAACAGCTCAATCTTTTCGAGGTTGGTGTTAACTTCAGATGGACATGTGCAGCGCTACACATGGATTGATAGAACCAAAGGTTGGGATCTTTACCTAACAGCCCAAATTGATAATTGTGACAAGTATGCATCCTGTGGTGTATATGGTGCATGTAACATTGAAAAGTCCCCGGTTTGTAGTTGTTTGAAAGGATTTACACCAAAGTTTCCGAATGAATGGGATTTGGTAGATTGGTCTAATGGTTGCGTGAGAAAGACGTCTCTAAATTGCACCGGAGATGTGTTCCAAAAGTACTCCGGGTTGAAATTGCCTAGCACAGAACAATCCTGGTTTAACAAAAGTATGAACCTCAAGGAATGTGAGATGGTGTGCATGAAGAACTGCTCCTGCACGGCTTATACAAATTTGGATATCCGGGATGGAGGAACTGGGTGCTTGCTGTGGTACGGTGCTCTAattgatataagatactttgcTGAAAACGGGCAAGATATTTATATAAGAATGGCCGCAGCAGAACAAG ATCATGAAGACGATACAAAGATCAACGCTAAATACTCTAAATCCAATGCAAAGAAAATGAGAATCATAATAAGCACTACTGTGTTGTCTACCGGACTGCTGATCCTGGGCCTTGCCCTGTTGTTTTATGTTTGGAAGAAGAAGCACCAAAAAGGTG GAAAACTAGGACGCAGCCAAAAGGAGGATATGGAATTACCGTTATTTGACTTGATGACTATAGTTTCTGCAACCAGTAACTTTTCAATTGAAAACAAACTTGGTGAAGGCGGTTTCGGATCTGTCTTTAAG GGTACGATGGAAGATGGACAAGAAATCGCTGTGAAAAGGCTTTCAAAAAGTTCTAGACAAGGACTTGATgagttcaagaatgaagttACACATATTGCCAAACTTCAGCACAGGAATCTAGTGAAGCTTCTTGGATGCTGTATTCAAGAAGACGAGATGATATTAATCTACGAGTTCATGCCTAACAAGAGCTTAGACTTTTTTATTTTCG atcaaagaagaaggatgtTATTAGACTGGCCGAAGCGCTTTGAAATTATTAATGGGATAGCTCGAGGGCTCctctatcttcatcaagattctAGATTGAGAGTTGTTCATAGAGATCTCAAAGCAAGTAACATTTTATTAGGCAGTGAATTTAACCCGAAAATCTCAGACTTTGGCCTGGCTAGAAGCTTTGGAGGAAATGAAACGAAAGCAGAGACGAAGAAAGTGGTTGGAACATA CGGTTACATGTCCCCAGAATATGCAATTGATGGTTTCTACTCTACAAAGTCCGACGTCTATAGCTTTGGTGTTCTGGTGCTAGAGATAGTGAGTGGGAACAGAAATAGAGGATTCTCTCATCCAAACCACAAACTCAACCTTCTTGGACAT GCATGGATGCTACACACAGAAGGCAGACCTCTCGAACTGCTTGATACATCGGTAGAGGACTCCATCACTCTGCTTGAAGTTGTGAGAACGATTCATGTGGGTCTTTTGTGCGTGCAGCGAAATCCAGAGGACAGGCCGAGCATGTCAGCTGCAGTTCTAATGTTGAGTGGTGAAGGTGCATTGCCTCAACCTTTGAAACCTGGTTTTTACAGTGAAAGGGATCTGACTGAACTCGAAGCTAGTCATTCTTCTAAAGCATGCTCGGCTAATGAAGTCACTATTTCAGTACTTGAGGCTCGATAA
- the LOC103430883 gene encoding G-type lectin S-receptor-like serine/threonine-protein kinase At4g27290 isoform X3 has translation MNLMKNPLKASTKMCLILFYSSLLLIFAVVFSIADDATSTFQSIRDGETVVSTGGTFELGFWSPDASNRRYVGIWYKHISVTTIVWVANRDKPLLDLSGVLKVTNPGILVLNHSMSTVWSSNTSRTAQNPVARLLDSGNLVVIDRSDDDSENFLWQSFDYPGDTFLPGMKIGRNTVTGFNWHLRSWKSPQDPSQGNRTSQLGPKGYAELFVREGSVIKFRSGPWNGVRFSGNPQLNPNPIYTYGLVSEPDEMYYSYKLRNSSIFSRLVLTSDGHVQRYTWIDRTKGWDLYLTAQIDNCDKYASCGVYGACNIEKSPVCSCLKGFTPKFPNEWDLVDWSNGCVRKTSLNCTGDVFQKYSGLKLPSTEQSWFNKSMNLKECEMVCMKNCSCTAYTNLDIRDGGTGCLLWYGALIDIRYFAENGQDIYIRMAAAEQDDTKINAKYSKSNAKKMRIIISTTVLSTGLLILGLALLFYVWKKKHQKGGKLGRSQKEDMELPLFDLMTIVSATSNFSIENKLGEGGFGSVFKGTMEDGQEIAVKRLSKSSRQGLDEFKNEVTHIAKLQHRNLVKLLGCCIQEDEMILIYEFMPNKSLDFFIFDQRRRMLLDWPKRFEIINGIARGLLYLHQDSRLRVVHRDLKASNILLGSEFNPKISDFGLARSFGGNETKAETKKVVGTYGYMSPEYAIDGFYSTKSDVYSFGVLVLEIVSGNRNRGFSHPNHKLNLLGHAWMLHTEGRPLELLDTSVEDSITLLEVVRTIHVGLLCVQRNPEDRPSMSAAVLMLSGEGALPQPLKPGFYSERDLTELEASHSSKACSANEVTISVLEAR, from the exons atgaatttaatgaaaaatccatTGAAAGCTTCAACTAAGATGTGCTTGATCCTCTTCTACTCTTCTTTGCTGCTCATCTTCGCAGTAGTATTCTCCATAGCTGATGACGCCACGAGTACATTTCAGTCCATTAGAGACGGTGAGACTGTAGTTTCCACTGGCGGTACGTTTGAGCTAGGATTTTGGAGTCCTGATGCTTCTAATAGACGGTACGTGGGGATATGGTACAAGCACATATCTGTTACAACCATTGTATGGGTTGCCAACAGAGACAAGCCCCTCCTCGATTTGTCCGGCGTTCTGAAGGTCACCAACCCCGGAATTCTTGTCCTCAACCACAGCATGAGCACAGTTTGGTCCTCCAACACATCGAGAACTGCACAGAATCCAGTGGCACGTCTTTTGGATTCGGGTAATCTTGTCGTGATAGATAGGAGTGATGATGACTCTGAGAACTTTCTGTGGCAAAGTTTTGATTACCCTGGCGATACATTCTTACCAGGTATGAAGATTGGTAGGAACACAGTTACAGGCTTCAATTGGCATCTTAGATCATGGAAAAGTCCTCAGGATCCTTCTCAAGGAAATCGTACATCTCAACTTGGTCCCAAAGGATATGCAGAATTATTTGTGAGGGAAGGTTCGGTCATTAAATTTCGTTCTGGACCATGGAATGGAGTCCGGTTCAGTGGAAACCCTCAGTTAAATCCAAACCCTATATACACATACGGTCTTGTTTCTGAGCCTGATGAAATGTACTACAGTTACAAGCTTCGCAACAGCTCAATCTTTTCGAGGTTGGTGTTAACTTCAGATGGACATGTGCAGCGCTACACATGGATTGATAGAACCAAAGGTTGGGATCTTTACCTAACAGCCCAAATTGATAATTGTGACAAGTATGCATCCTGTGGTGTATATGGTGCATGTAACATTGAAAAGTCCCCGGTTTGTAGTTGTTTGAAAGGATTTACACCAAAGTTTCCGAATGAATGGGATTTGGTAGATTGGTCTAATGGTTGCGTGAGAAAGACGTCTCTAAATTGCACCGGAGATGTGTTCCAAAAGTACTCCGGGTTGAAATTGCCTAGCACAGAACAATCCTGGTTTAACAAAAGTATGAACCTCAAGGAATGTGAGATGGTGTGCATGAAGAACTGCTCCTGCACGGCTTATACAAATTTGGATATCCGGGATGGAGGAACTGGGTGCTTGCTGTGGTACGGTGCTCTAattgatataagatactttgcTGAAAACGGGCAAGATATTTATATAAGAATGGCCGCAGCAGAACAAG ACGATACAAAGATCAACGCTAAATACTCTAAATCCAATGCAAAGAAAATGAGAATCATAATAAGCACTACTGTGTTGTCTACCGGACTGCTGATCCTGGGCCTTGCCCTGTTGTTTTATGTTTGGAAGAAGAAGCACCAAAAAGGTG GAAAACTAGGACGCAGCCAAAAGGAGGATATGGAATTACCGTTATTTGACTTGATGACTATAGTTTCTGCAACCAGTAACTTTTCAATTGAAAACAAACTTGGTGAAGGCGGTTTCGGATCTGTCTTTAAG GGTACGATGGAAGATGGACAAGAAATCGCTGTGAAAAGGCTTTCAAAAAGTTCTAGACAAGGACTTGATgagttcaagaatgaagttACACATATTGCCAAACTTCAGCACAGGAATCTAGTGAAGCTTCTTGGATGCTGTATTCAAGAAGACGAGATGATATTAATCTACGAGTTCATGCCTAACAAGAGCTTAGACTTTTTTATTTTCG atcaaagaagaaggatgtTATTAGACTGGCCGAAGCGCTTTGAAATTATTAATGGGATAGCTCGAGGGCTCctctatcttcatcaagattctAGATTGAGAGTTGTTCATAGAGATCTCAAAGCAAGTAACATTTTATTAGGCAGTGAATTTAACCCGAAAATCTCAGACTTTGGCCTGGCTAGAAGCTTTGGAGGAAATGAAACGAAAGCAGAGACGAAGAAAGTGGTTGGAACATA CGGTTACATGTCCCCAGAATATGCAATTGATGGTTTCTACTCTACAAAGTCCGACGTCTATAGCTTTGGTGTTCTGGTGCTAGAGATAGTGAGTGGGAACAGAAATAGAGGATTCTCTCATCCAAACCACAAACTCAACCTTCTTGGACAT GCATGGATGCTACACACAGAAGGCAGACCTCTCGAACTGCTTGATACATCGGTAGAGGACTCCATCACTCTGCTTGAAGTTGTGAGAACGATTCATGTGGGTCTTTTGTGCGTGCAGCGAAATCCAGAGGACAGGCCGAGCATGTCAGCTGCAGTTCTAATGTTGAGTGGTGAAGGTGCATTGCCTCAACCTTTGAAACCTGGTTTTTACAGTGAAAGGGATCTGACTGAACTCGAAGCTAGTCATTCTTCTAAAGCATGCTCGGCTAATGAAGTCACTATTTCAGTACTTGAGGCTCGATAA